The sequence below is a genomic window from Arthrobacter sp. U41.
ACGGTTGGGATGGTCCCCGTGGGAGTCCCTCCCAGACAGTCCGAGTCGGGGCACTTTTCGGCGCAGTCGTGCTTTGTTACGAGGTCGAACTGAACGCCGCCGTGTTGTTCCACGCCAGTGCGTATGGCCCGCTCCACTACGGATGTGGCCAGGCGACGCCGCAAGGAGAGGGGATCGCGACGCAGGTCCTTGGTGAGGGCAAAGCAGAGCAACATCATGACGACGACGAACGGTAGCGCTGCCACGATGGTGATCCGTTGCAGGCCAGCCAAGGCTTCCGATGGTTTATCGCCGCCGGCCAGCAGCATGACCGCCGCCACGGCGCCGGTGAGGCAGCCCCAGAAGATGACCACTCCGCGGCGAGGGTGCTCGGCGCCATTGGAGCTGAGCGATCCCATCACGATTGAGGCAGCGTCGGCGCCAGTGATAAAGAAAATAGCGACCAGAATCATGGCCAGCACGATAACGGCAGTGGTAGCCCAGTCAGGCATACTCAGGTTCTTGATCAGGTCGAAGAGCGCTCCGTCGAAGTTGACGGACGGTGCCCCGTTGACCATGGTGACCAGGCCGGGGGTGTTGGCCTTGTCGGCTTCCTGCTGGATCTGGAAGGCGGCGCCTCCGAAGACGGCAAACCAGATCACGCTGACGACGCTGGGCACCAGCAGCACACCGGTGACGAACTGGCGGATGGTGCGGCCACGGCTGATGCGGGCGATGAAGAGGCCCACGAACGGGGTCCATGAGATCCACCAGGCCCAGTAGAAGATGGTCCAGCTGCTCATCCAGCTACGCAGTGACTCATCGCCGACCGCTTCGGTCCGGGACGACATCTCGGCCAGATCACGGGCGTAGTCGCCGACCGCGGAGGGGACCAGGTTAAGGATGAAAAGCGTGGGGCCGGCGATGAAAACGATCAGTGCAAGGACGACGGCCAGGACCATGTTGATGTTGGAGAGCCACTGGATGCCGCGGCTGATGCCGGAGACAGCCGAAGCGACGAAGCACAAGGTCAGGACGGCGACGATCGCAACGAGCACGGGGGTGCCAATTTCGCCAAACCAGCCGTTGGAGGTCATGCCGCTGCCAATCTGCAGAGCGCCCAGGCCCAACGATGCGGCGGTACCAAACAACGTGGCGAAAATGGCCAGGATGTTGATGAACTTCCCGGTTGGCCCTTCGACCGTCCTGACGCCGAAGATCGACGTGAAGGCGACAGAGATCAGTTGCCTGCGACCCAAGCGGTAGGTCCCGTAGGCCATTGCGATGCCGACAACTGCATACATGGCCCAGGGGTGCAGGGTCCAGTGGAAGATCGAGGTGGCCATGGCAGTCTGGATGGCTTCGGGGGTCCGTCCGTCCACAGTGCCGGGCGGGGGAGAGATGTAGTGGTAGAGCGGTTCGGCCACGCCGTAGAACATCAGCCCGATGCCCATGCCGGCCGCGAACATCATCGCGACCCAGGAGACAGTGCGGAATTCGGGCTTTTCGCCATCCTTGCCCAGCGGGATGTTGCCGAACTTGCCCAGGGCCAGCCACAGGACGAAGATCACGAAGAGCGATGCCATGAGCATGAAGAGCCACCCGGTGTACTCCATGACCCAGTTGAGGGCACCCGTGGAAGTGTCGGACAGGCTGTCGCGTCCCACGAAGCCCCAGATAACAAAGGCAATGGCGATGACGCCTGTGATACCGAACGTGACCTTGTCGAGAACGAGCTTGTGGTTCCGGCGATCCGCAACTGCTTGCTCGGTCTTGGCATGACGCAGCTCTTCGAGGATTTGCTCGTACTCGACGTCCGGTAGGGGAGGTGCGCCTCCTTCCTCCGGATCGAGGACAGCGGAGTTTCTGTCTACTTCGCCGGAGAGACTACTGACTGCTTCACTATTCTCCCCATTTCCAGGTTCTTCATTACGCAGAGCCTTTGCCACCCCGTTGTCAGCAGGCAACTCTTCGGGTGTATGGGATTTTAGGTCACTATTAAAAGCCATGAGCGGGTCCTTTGCTCGGTGAGGCATGGGCCTGCGGTTAAACAAGGCCCTCGGGAGTCAGACCGGGTGGAAGCTTGAGGGCCTCGTCCGATTCGATGATCATGATGTTGCCGTCGATGATTTCTGTCTCTTGGGTGCGTACCGGCAGTTTGGCCGGGGGTGCATCCCAGGCTCCGGTGCGGGGGTTGAGCCTGGATGCGTGAAAGGCGACTCGTCCCAGCACTCCGTTACGTAGCCGTCAGCCAGTGAGGCGTCGGTGTGTGCACGTGTCGTCGATGGCGAAGAACTCGCCGGCTTCGGTGTGGAAAACGGCGATCGGCGGAGCAGTATCGAGCCGTAGTGCCTCCCCGGGAGCGAATTCACTGAGCGGGCAGGCCTTGTGCATGGGGCACCTCTTTTATGTTCAGGGGATGAAGTTCGCGCCAAGCGGGTAGGGCGGGATCGTTCCGCATTGACTCAACGGAAATCGCAAGTAAAGCTGATATGCTTCGATCATCGATAAAGATATATCAGTTATCGTATTGCAGGACTGGGTGAGTGTCCAGAGATTTCTTAGCGGCCGTGTATCAGGCTGAGCGCCTCAGCCCGGGCCGCCGGCAGACGGAGCTCCCCGCGGACGGCTGAAGTGATGGTCTTGGCCCCGGGCTTGCGGACACCGCGCATCGACATGCAGAGGTGCTCGCACTCAACTACCACAATGGCCCCCAGCGGCCGCAGCGCACTGACCAGCGCATCAACGACCTGGGTTGTCAGCCGTTCCTGGACCTGGGGCCTGCGTGCGAAGACATCGACGAGCCGGGCCAGCTTGCTCAGCCCCGTGACGAGACCATCAGCCGAGGGGATGTAGCCAACGTGGGCTACGCCGTGGAACGGCACCA
It includes:
- a CDS encoding BCCT family transporter, with the translated sequence MAFNSDLKSHTPEELPADNGVAKALRNEEPGNGENSEAVSSLSGEVDRNSAVLDPEEGGAPPLPDVEYEQILEELRHAKTEQAVADRRNHKLVLDKVTFGITGVIAIAFVIWGFVGRDSLSDTSTGALNWVMEYTGWLFMLMASLFVIFVLWLALGKFGNIPLGKDGEKPEFRTVSWVAMMFAAGMGIGLMFYGVAEPLYHYISPPPGTVDGRTPEAIQTAMATSIFHWTLHPWAMYAVVGIAMAYGTYRLGRRQLISVAFTSIFGVRTVEGPTGKFINILAIFATLFGTAASLGLGALQIGSGMTSNGWFGEIGTPVLVAIVAVLTLCFVASAVSGISRGIQWLSNINMVLAVVLALIVFIAGPTLFILNLVPSAVGDYARDLAEMSSRTEAVGDESLRSWMSSWTIFYWAWWISWTPFVGLFIARISRGRTIRQFVTGVLLVPSVVSVIWFAVFGGAAFQIQQEADKANTPGLVTMVNGAPSVNFDGALFDLIKNLSMPDWATTAVIVLAMILVAIFFITGADAASIVMGSLSSNGAEHPRRGVVIFWGCLTGAVAAVMLLAGGDKPSEALAGLQRITIVAALPFVVVMMLLCFALTKDLRRDPLSLRRRLATSVVERAIRTGVEQHGGVQFDLVTKHDCAEKCPDSDCLGGTPTGTIPTVESQHPDADRK
- a CDS encoding Rieske 2Fe-2S domain-containing protein gives rise to the protein MHKACPLSEFAPGEALRLDTAPPIAVFHTEAGEFFAIDDTCTHRRLTG
- the folE gene encoding GTP cyclohydrolase I FolE, producing MTTATASKGVDGPRVEQAVRDYLLAIGEDPDRPGLVDTPARVARAAAEIFGGLHEDPLAVLDKTFDLGHGEMVIVKDIPFYSTCEHHLVPFHGVAHVGYIPSADGLVTGLSKLARLVDVFARRPQVQERLTTQVVDALVSALRPLGAIVVVECEHLCMSMRGVRKPGAKTITSAVRGELRLPAARAEALSLIHGR